The following coding sequences lie in one Niabella agricola genomic window:
- the mnmA gene encoding tRNA 2-thiouridine(34) synthase MnmA produces MSKKGKVLVAMSGGIDSTVAALMLNDQGYEVIGITMKTWDYTGSGGGKKETGCCNVDSFNDARMAAVQHGFPHFILDIREEFGDFVVNDFVEEYLAGRTPNPCVLCNTHIKWKALLKRADALGCDFIATGHYAKVRRHDNDRFVISKAVDHTKDQSYVLWGVDQALLARTILPLGGYHKTEIRQMAMDYGYPELAKKSESYEICFVPDNDYRGFLKRRVEGLEERVNGGNFIDKNGKVLGQHKGYPFYTIGQRKGLDIALGRPVFVTEINPDNNTVVLGDEEDLEKNEMLVTRINYINMTP; encoded by the coding sequence ATGAGCAAGAAAGGAAAAGTTTTAGTGGCGATGAGCGGTGGTATCGACAGCACAGTGGCGGCACTGATGCTGAATGACCAGGGCTATGAAGTGATTGGCATTACCATGAAAACATGGGATTATACCGGAAGCGGCGGTGGTAAAAAGGAAACCGGCTGCTGTAATGTAGACAGCTTTAATGATGCCCGCATGGCAGCGGTGCAGCATGGTTTTCCCCATTTCATCCTGGATATCCGGGAGGAATTTGGTGATTTTGTAGTGAACGATTTTGTAGAAGAATACCTGGCCGGGCGTACCCCCAACCCCTGTGTGCTTTGCAATACCCATATAAAATGGAAGGCGCTGCTGAAGCGGGCTGATGCGTTGGGTTGTGATTTCATTGCAACCGGGCATTACGCCAAAGTGCGTCGTCATGATAACGACCGGTTTGTGATCAGCAAAGCGGTAGACCATACCAAGGATCAAAGCTATGTGCTTTGGGGAGTAGACCAGGCGCTGCTGGCCCGCACTATTTTACCCCTGGGCGGTTATCATAAGACGGAGATCCGGCAAATGGCCATGGACTATGGCTATCCCGAACTGGCCAAAAAGAGCGAAAGTTATGAGATCTGCTTTGTTCCGGATAACGACTATCGGGGCTTTTTAAAAAGAAGGGTTGAAGGTTTGGAAGAGCGGGTAAACGGGGGTAACTTTATTGACAAAAACGGAAAAGTGCTGGGCCAGCATAAAGGCTATCCGTTTTATACGATTGGGCAACGGAAAGGTCTCGACATTGCGCTGGGGCGTCCCGTTTTTGTAACGGAAATCAACCCGGACAATAATACGGTTGTTTTAGGTGATGAAGAAGACCTGGAAAAAAATGAAATGCTGGTTACGCGGATCAACTATATAAATATGACACCATAA
- a CDS encoding universal stress protein, protein MKKILALTDFSKNAAHAIEYALSLAPLWQTEVLTLLHVYEAPVIFQPDPSGGMSPDGAPGLVNYALIAEQSEALAANSRQQINAFREQLSTRYSSISITAEVVEGLLGDVVNERLQSTGSDLVVMGIGEKSGLEKVLIGSNAIKAIEGIDGPLLIVPEQATDNVPKKIALASDLEILSDTNIRQLEQFVMRLPANELQVINVNMNPADPVNQERVSAIKAQLHRLNVVTHLQQASNVEAGLEEFVIQHQISLLVFLHHERSFLGQLFHKSIGKQIAWHTRIPILRLKG, encoded by the coding sequence ATGAAAAAGATCCTGGCGCTTACCGATTTTTCAAAAAACGCAGCACATGCTATTGAGTATGCATTAAGCCTGGCACCGCTTTGGCAAACAGAAGTCCTAACCCTGTTGCATGTATATGAAGCACCTGTTATTTTTCAGCCAGACCCCTCCGGCGGCATGAGTCCAGACGGCGCGCCAGGCTTGGTTAACTATGCCCTGATCGCCGAGCAATCCGAAGCACTTGCAGCAAATAGCCGACAGCAAATCAACGCATTTAGGGAGCAGCTTTCGACCCGCTACTCCTCTATTTCCATCACTGCAGAAGTGGTGGAAGGGCTACTGGGCGATGTGGTAAACGAGCGGCTCCAATCGACTGGTTCAGACCTGGTGGTAATGGGGATCGGAGAAAAATCAGGACTCGAGAAGGTACTCATCGGCAGCAATGCCATCAAAGCCATCGAAGGCATTGATGGCCCATTGCTGATCGTACCAGAACAGGCGACAGATAACGTTCCGAAAAAGATAGCGCTGGCATCTGATCTTGAAATACTAAGCGATACCAATATCCGGCAGCTGGAACAGTTTGTAATGCGCTTACCGGCAAATGAGCTGCAGGTCATTAATGTGAATATGAATCCTGCCGACCCTGTGAACCAGGAAAGGGTCAGCGCCATTAAAGCACAATTGCATCGATTGAATGTGGTAACGCATCTTCAGCAAGCTTCAAACGTGGAAGCCGGGCTGGAGGAGTTTGTTATCCAACATCAGATTTCCCTGCTGGTATTTCTTCATCACGAACGCAGTTTTTTGGGACAGTTGTTTCATAAAAGTATCGGTAAACAAATCGCCTGGCATACCAGGATACCCATACTGCGGTTGAAAGGATAA
- a CDS encoding aminomethyltransferase beta-barrel domain-containing protein has translation MEAVTKIRYKDSGTLSNLYMEEDDVKVAFYQDAKGIAPGQSAVFYEGDDVIGGGIIRSGRKHPSFN, from the coding sequence ATGGAAGCTGTTACAAAAATCCGTTACAAGGACAGTGGCACACTGTCTAACCTGTATATGGAAGAGGATGATGTAAAAGTAGCGTTCTACCAGGATGCCAAGGGCATTGCTCCGGGGCAAAGTGCAGTATTTTATGAAGGAGATGATGTGATCGGAGGCGGCATCATCCGCTCCGGAAGAAAACATCCTTCCTTTAACTAA
- a CDS encoding aspartate kinase: MKVMKFGGTSVGKPERMKHIASLLQKEEETAVVVLSALSGTTNALVEIGNAIARGDRHSAQQSINNLQEHYNTFLKELFTKETALAKAQAIVDEHFEFLNIILKISFSEALSKDILAQGELLSTKIFATYLEEQGESYALLPALEFMSIDENEEPQIGSIRIKLTQLLAQHADKKILVTQGYICRNARGEVDNLKRGGSDYSASLIAAAISASVCEIWTDIDGMHNNDPRVVGTTRPVEQLSFEEAAELAYFGAKILHPASIWPAQQYKIPVKLLNTMEPEAKGTLITQEASGTGVKAVAAKDHIYAIRIKSSRMLLAYGFLRKVFEVFEKYKTSIDMITTSEVAVSLTIDNADHLEQIIKELEVLGTVTVDTDQTIVSVVGYRISETEEIIKKLFGSIRNVPIRMVSYGGSPHNISLLVSADEKVHLLKQLNKGMFGLD; the protein is encoded by the coding sequence ATGAAGGTAATGAAATTTGGAGGTACCAGTGTTGGTAAACCAGAACGGATGAAACATATTGCTTCGCTTTTGCAGAAAGAAGAGGAAACCGCTGTTGTGGTACTTTCCGCTCTTTCCGGTACTACAAATGCCCTGGTAGAAATCGGAAACGCCATTGCGCGCGGCGACCGTCATTCGGCACAGCAATCGATCAACAATCTGCAGGAACATTACAATACATTCCTTAAAGAACTTTTTACGAAAGAAACAGCCCTGGCAAAGGCACAGGCCATTGTAGATGAACATTTCGAATTCTTAAATATTATTTTGAAGATCTCCTTTTCCGAGGCGCTGAGCAAGGACATTCTTGCCCAGGGTGAACTGCTGTCCACTAAAATATTCGCTACCTATCTGGAAGAACAAGGTGAATCTTATGCCCTGCTCCCGGCGCTGGAGTTTATGAGCATCGATGAAAATGAGGAGCCGCAGATCGGTAGCATCCGCATCAAATTAACACAGCTGCTGGCCCAGCATGCAGATAAAAAAATACTGGTTACACAGGGATATATTTGCCGCAATGCAAGAGGGGAGGTAGATAACCTTAAGCGTGGAGGCAGTGATTATTCTGCGTCTCTGATTGCGGCAGCGATCAGCGCTTCCGTTTGCGAAATATGGACCGATATAGACGGTATGCATAACAACGATCCAAGGGTTGTAGGTACTACCCGTCCGGTGGAACAGCTTAGTTTTGAAGAAGCTGCCGAGCTGGCCTATTTTGGAGCAAAGATCCTGCACCCGGCATCGATATGGCCGGCCCAGCAATATAAGATACCGGTAAAGCTGCTCAATACCATGGAGCCAGAGGCTAAAGGAACGCTAATTACGCAGGAGGCTTCCGGCACCGGCGTGAAGGCCGTGGCTGCCAAAGACCATATTTATGCCATTCGCATAAAAAGCAGCCGCATGTTGCTGGCGTATGGATTCCTTCGGAAAGTATTTGAGGTGTTTGAAAAATACAAAACCTCTATCGATATGATCACGACATCGGAAGTGGCGGTGTCTTTGACCATCGACAATGCAGATCACCTGGAACAAATCATAAAAGAACTGGAGGTGCTGGGAACCGTAACGGTCGACACCGATCAAACTATTGTTTCCGTGGTAGGGTACCGTATCAGCGAAACGGAAGAGATCATCAAGAAACTGTTCGGTTCCATCCGCAATGTACCCATTCGCATGGTATCCTATGGAGGAAGTCCGCATAATATATCGTTGCTGGTAAGCGCCGACGAAAAAGTGCACCTGCTGAAGCAACTGAATAAGGGAATGTTTGGGCTGGATTAG
- a CDS encoding single-stranded DNA-binding protein has translation MLKMQIIGNLGRDCVVNNVNGKSVINFTVAHTERFRDAQGNNQEKTTWVDCAWWTDRTAISQYLTKGKQVYAEGTPEVRSFTRTDGTNGAVLSLRVREVQLLGGRGEGGVPVAGGGYNAGTTGTAPSGTGNDDTADDLPF, from the coding sequence ATGTTAAAGATGCAGATCATTGGGAACCTGGGCCGGGATTGTGTGGTAAATAATGTGAACGGGAAAAGCGTTATCAATTTTACGGTAGCGCATACGGAACGTTTCCGGGATGCTCAGGGCAATAACCAGGAAAAAACAACCTGGGTGGATTGTGCCTGGTGGACAGACCGTACTGCAATATCACAATACCTGACAAAAGGAAAACAGGTGTATGCGGAAGGTACACCCGAGGTAAGAAGTTTTACCCGTACCGATGGAACCAATGGCGCCGTTTTATCATTGAGGGTAAGAGAGGTGCAATTACTGGGCGGACGCGGAGAAGGCGGGGTGCCTGTTGCGGGGGGCGGCTATAATGCCGGAACGACCGGTACAGCACCATCCGGGACCGGCAATGATGATACCGCCGATGATCTTCCGTTTTAA
- a CDS encoding alpha/beta fold hydrolase has protein sequence MNLYCIPGFGVDERIYSNLVIDKAELCFLNWLDPDPKESFNAYARRMAAGIKDEDAILMGISFGGMVALEIAGFRNIKQVILISSIKQRAEMPLEMRLAGALRLNRIFPVRKIQQSEAAYRIANRRLGAYTPEEQEFANTYRKTAKLSYVNWSFDKILNWRNTNGFKNVVHIHGDRDRIFPIKYITPDYVIKEGTHMMVWNRAPEISAIINRVLPS, from the coding sequence GTGAACCTTTACTGCATACCGGGATTTGGGGTAGACGAGCGCATCTATAGTAACCTGGTTATTGATAAGGCTGAGCTATGCTTTCTAAACTGGCTTGATCCTGATCCGAAGGAGTCATTCAATGCTTATGCGCGGCGTATGGCAGCAGGCATTAAGGATGAAGATGCCATTTTGATGGGAATTTCATTTGGAGGAATGGTGGCGCTGGAAATTGCCGGCTTCCGGAATATTAAACAGGTGATCCTGATTTCCAGTATCAAGCAACGAGCTGAAATGCCGCTGGAAATGCGGCTTGCAGGGGCGCTTCGGTTGAACCGGATCTTTCCCGTAAGAAAGATCCAGCAAAGCGAGGCGGCATACCGGATTGCTAACCGGAGACTGGGCGCTTATACGCCCGAAGAACAGGAATTTGCAAATACCTATCGGAAAACAGCAAAGCTTAGTTATGTAAACTGGTCGTTTGATAAGATCCTCAACTGGAGAAACACCAATGGCTTTAAAAATGTTGTCCACATTCACGGTGACCGCGATCGGATCTTCCCCATAAAGTATATTACACCGGATTATGTCATCAAAGAGGGCACACATATGATGGTTTGGAACCGTGCCCCGGAGATCAGTGCCATTATCAACCGGGTATTGCCGTCTTAA
- a CDS encoding trypsin-like peptidase domain-containing protein: MKLKQILLVIVVSMLSAFAGVFLYGKFARNGASTTGLPVDGKLPANYASFFDNKGNAAEPTDFTKAAESAIPAVVHIKTKIPAKKLDNNLPNRGRTGDPFEDFFGDMFGLGPQIRPEQRASGSGVIISQDGYIVTNNHVVSDGADGVASEIKVTLNEGRKTYTAKVVGRDPSSDIAVLKVEANNLPYMIYGNVDDVKLGQWVLAVGYPFNLEATVTAGIISAKGRSIGINGQQSMSPVESFIQTDAAVNQGNSGGALINTNGQLVGINSAILAPSGTYAGYSFAIPVNIVKKVVNDIIKYGDVKRGYLGISYFDEQKTPGENERRLKQAGLQGGDGVYVLEAPDGGGASKAGVKKGDIITKVNGTPVASGLQMSGIIASAQPGDKVRLTYLRGGKEANADVTLSDKPSVSKLTSADQIADQLGVELANVEAKRAEQLRINGGGVEIKNIRPNGLLSKSRIDKGFIITAANGQRVKSIEELAKVLSSSRSSKVELEGIYPGYSGLYSYQINLDGDDDSGAF; the protein is encoded by the coding sequence ATGAAATTGAAACAAATTCTTTTGGTGATTGTGGTAAGTATGCTCTCTGCCTTTGCAGGCGTTTTTCTTTATGGAAAATTTGCACGCAATGGCGCCAGCACTACCGGGTTACCGGTAGATGGAAAATTGCCGGCCAACTATGCCAGTTTCTTTGACAATAAAGGCAATGCGGCGGAACCTACGGATTTTACAAAAGCAGCGGAATCAGCGATTCCTGCTGTGGTGCATATCAAAACAAAGATCCCCGCAAAAAAGCTCGATAATAACCTGCCTAACAGAGGCCGAACGGGGGATCCTTTTGAAGACTTTTTTGGCGACATGTTTGGCCTGGGCCCGCAGATTCGCCCGGAACAACGCGCATCCGGCAGTGGTGTAATCATCAGCCAGGACGGCTATATTGTTACCAATAACCACGTGGTTTCTGATGGCGCTGATGGAGTGGCCTCGGAAATAAAAGTAACCCTGAACGAAGGGCGCAAGACCTATACCGCAAAAGTGGTTGGACGCGACCCCAGCAGCGATATCGCTGTTTTAAAAGTTGAGGCAAATAACCTTCCATATATGATCTATGGTAACGTAGATGACGTAAAACTGGGGCAATGGGTGCTGGCAGTAGGTTATCCATTTAACCTGGAAGCAACGGTTACTGCCGGTATCATTAGTGCCAAAGGGCGCAGCATCGGTATTAACGGACAACAAAGCATGTCGCCTGTTGAATCATTTATACAAACAGATGCGGCGGTAAACCAGGGCAACAGTGGTGGTGCGCTGATCAATACCAACGGGCAGCTGGTAGGTATTAACTCTGCCATACTGGCACCAAGCGGTACTTATGCTGGCTATTCCTTTGCGATTCCCGTAAATATTGTAAAAAAAGTGGTAAATGACATCATCAAATATGGCGATGTAAAGCGTGGCTACTTAGGCATCAGCTATTTTGATGAGCAAAAGACCCCGGGTGAAAATGAGCGCCGTCTGAAACAGGCCGGCCTGCAAGGCGGAGATGGAGTGTATGTACTAGAGGCTCCCGATGGCGGCGGTGCGTCCAAAGCCGGTGTCAAAAAAGGCGACATCATCACCAAGGTGAATGGTACGCCGGTTGCTTCGGGCCTGCAAATGTCGGGAATCATTGCCAGTGCACAACCGGGAGATAAGGTAAGGCTCACCTACCTGAGGGGTGGAAAAGAAGCGAATGCTGATGTAACGCTTTCCGACAAGCCGAGTGTGAGCAAGCTGACCAGTGCCGATCAGATTGCCGACCAGTTGGGTGTGGAACTGGCAAATGTAGAGGCAAAACGCGCTGAGCAATTGCGCATCAATGGTGGGGGTGTTGAGATTAAAAACATCCGTCCCAATGGATTGCTGAGCAAGAGCAGAATCGACAAAGGCTTTATCATCACTGCGGCTAACGGTCAGCGGGTAAAATCAATTGAAGAACTGGCAAAGGTCCTGAGCAGCAGCCGGAGCAGCAAAGTGGAACTGGAAGGTATCTATCCCGGCTACAGCGGACTGTATTCTTACCAGATCAATCTGGACGGGGATGATGACTCCGGTGCGTTCTAG
- a CDS encoding Ldh family oxidoreductase, producing the protein MQEINYAYQQLLDFTIQIFRKIGCPQTDAVTAAEVLLSADLRGVDSHGVARLAGYVRLWEAKRVNATPQIKIIHETPSTAVVDGDGGLGLVVAPFAMQLAIEKARQVGTGWVSVQHSNHYGIAAAHAMKALAHDMIGISMTNASPLVAPTFSTSKMLGTNPICVAAPAGSEPAFVADLATTTAANGKLEILQRKNEAAPRGWVQDAEGNSSTDANILKKGGALLPLGGDREHGSHKGYALGAVVDIFSALLSGANYAPWVPPFPAYVAMPERQPGKGIGHFFGALRVDAFRTVGDYKRDMDDWIGGFRKAAPIPGQERVLVPGDPEREMEAERRRNGIPLLPAVAEDLKTLGAKLGVLF; encoded by the coding sequence ATGCAGGAAATAAATTATGCGTATCAGCAGTTACTTGATTTTACCATTCAGATTTTTAGAAAGATAGGCTGCCCGCAAACCGATGCGGTTACTGCGGCGGAAGTATTGCTTTCCGCAGACCTGCGGGGCGTCGATTCACACGGTGTGGCCCGGCTGGCGGGTTATGTGCGGCTTTGGGAGGCGAAGCGCGTCAATGCAACCCCTCAGATAAAGATCATTCATGAAACACCGTCAACTGCGGTCGTGGATGGTGACGGTGGATTAGGGCTTGTAGTAGCGCCCTTTGCCATGCAGCTGGCAATTGAAAAAGCCCGGCAGGTAGGTACCGGCTGGGTAAGCGTGCAGCACAGCAACCATTATGGTATTGCGGCTGCGCACGCCATGAAGGCATTAGCGCATGATATGATCGGTATTTCCATGACCAATGCCAGTCCGCTGGTGGCGCCTACCTTTTCCACGTCAAAAATGTTAGGCACCAATCCCATTTGTGTAGCAGCTCCTGCCGGTAGCGAACCGGCCTTTGTAGCAGACCTCGCCACAACCACTGCCGCAAATGGGAAGCTCGAAATATTGCAGCGTAAAAATGAAGCAGCTCCCCGCGGATGGGTGCAGGATGCCGAAGGAAATAGTAGCACCGATGCCAATATTCTTAAAAAAGGCGGCGCCTTGTTACCACTGGGCGGCGACCGGGAACATGGCAGTCATAAGGGCTATGCATTGGGAGCCGTGGTGGATATTTTTTCAGCCCTATTGAGCGGCGCCAATTATGCGCCCTGGGTTCCGCCTTTTCCAGCCTATGTAGCCATGCCTGAACGCCAGCCCGGAAAAGGGATCGGCCATTTCTTCGGTGCCCTGCGTGTGGATGCATTTCGTACAGTGGGGGATTACAAACGGGATATGGACGACTGGATCGGAGGGTTTCGCAAGGCCGCTCCTATACCCGGGCAGGAACGGGTGCTGGTACCGGGAGATCCGGAACGGGAAATGGAAGCCGAAAGAAGGCGTAACGGTATTCCGTTGCTGCCGGCTGTGGCAGAGGATTTGAAAACACTGGGAGCGAAGCTGGGAGTGCTATTTTAA